TTCCTTACCTAGGTGCACAGCAGGTGATTCTTATTTTcattagttattttattttaatattgtcctGTTTTGAATAGAGGCCACTCTAAATTATAAGCTTTAAAATAActacaataaatatataaatgtgcTATAGAGGGAGCATTAGCCTGGATTTAGGCAATCTCCATTCTATTTGCCACAGATTTACAAATTTTTGGCAAATCACACACCCTCCCCAGCACTcttcttctctttaaaaaaaggGAGAGGGGCAGAATTCTCCCTCCTAAACTGTCATAATCTATAATCCTCTGGCTTTTGAAAGCAAATCAATTCAGTGTTAAAAATAATGCAACTGGTTTTATCGATGGAAACAGTATATACAATTAGATAAGTAAAACAAGCCTGGTTTTAACAAATATGATCACGCATCATTCACTCTGTAGGGTCAGGTATTTGGACAACTATTAATAGATGAAATGGGCACAGAACCTCAGAAGATTAAAGAAGAAGACAGAGAATAAATTGATTCTCTCTGCTTGTTCGTCTGACAGAATCAAGAGTCTAGGAAGCACAGAGCTCTCCTTGACCATGCCTTGTAATACCTGCACCAATCAAGTGAATTaaaatttttgaggaaccactgaATGAGGAGCAAAGGTAGAGAACCCAAGTCTTTCCAGACTTCAGCCTAACCCTTTATGCTCTCTAGGATGTTATCATCCTCAGAacacagaaagaaggaaaaccaTGATAATGAGTAGAAGCTAAGTAGATATTTGACATCATAGATTGTAACGATGAGTGTAAGTGATGATAATATATGTGCCTGGAATATAATAGGCACTGAAATGGAAGGGGAGTTGTagggaaggaggggagagagagaggaaaatctGAGGTTTCATACCATGTTAAAGTAATCTTATAATCCATTATTCTATTGTGCTGATTGTCTTATCTCTGAAAAAATGTTTCTGAAAATATCATAATTTCATACAACATTCATCTTTCTAATATCTAGTGAATAATAAGgtcattaattttcatttttcaagACAAAGGAAATAGCTAGAAAATCTTATTCACACTAACTTCTCCACAATATACAAATACAAGTGTTACATACTAGGCCAATGTTATATTTcatgttctattttcttcttaaTAATTAAAGTAGGTACATgttaataaaaatgaatgatattCTTCTAGTTGATAACATAAAATGAGCTAGATTATCATGAAGGCTCTTTTTATCTCAAAATTCTAAGTGCAATATGTAATGAAAATATGTGGAGTTTGGAAAAGTTGTTCAGAATTCCTTGGACTATAATCAGAGCATCCAGCAGCTTCTTTGTTAATCAATTATTTACTTTTACATTGCCAATGTCCCTCAACCTTAAGTTTTTTCAGTTCTCAAAATACACCAGAAAAGAATTTCCCCCTTCTGCCCAAGTTTGACACATAGGAAATTATATTAATATTCTTCTCTAAAGACATCAATAGAACTCTGAAACCATAAAGTTGCATACTTTTTCCTTGTACTTAATTTAATATTATAATACTTGATTTCTGAGAAGCCTCAAAGCAAGAAGCAATAAAGGACATTCTATTAACCATTATTATACTTCATGTAGCTACTTCTTCCTTCATTTCAGGCAGCTTTTGATagttaataaatacttgtttaaCAAAAAGCTGAATGTCCTCTGAAtaagaagcataaataaaaccAGAGACATATAATGTTTGTAACATCCTTCTGTTCATCAGATTGTGATTTTACTCCTATCAGAGCTGCCTGTACACCAGTGTGGTGGGCGAGTCATATAGACAGACAGGAATTTACCTCTTCCAGGAAGAGTTTCCAGTTTAACTGAGACAAAAAAACTGACCTCCCCTTTGCTGACTTCTAGTTGTCAATTTCGCATCTAGAGGATAGTTTCCTCATTGTTAATCTATTCCAAGAAAATATGTTTGAAATACATTTATAATATATGTATGAGTCCTTATTTTTCTCTAAAACCCAACCAATTACCATTTACCTGTGAGTTTTTACActggaaatatttgcaaaatatccTTGACTTGATGAATTTTAACTTGGCCTGCTGCACTCAACTATGCTAAAATAAGTTCTTCAGGTAAAGTAGTGAGGGGTCCTTTCCTTTTGCTCTCAACCACCTAATATAAagccttcaatcctgatgccaggaAACTGATATCATCGGAGAAGTGAAAAATCACCCTTTGGAGATCTGTGAAGTCACCCTGCATTGGGAGTAATTATGTTTTACAAAAGGATTTTTCtagaaatgacaaaaaaaaaaaaaactttttatctaATGGTTACTACATCTCAAGGCAAAAGACTATTTGATTTCCACTCAGACTCTTAGTCAGCAAAGTAGTTTTTTGATCCTCTCAACTTTTTGTCAATAAAACAATGATACAGTCTTAAAAATGATCacctatataatttttttatactcAAGGTCGTTTCCCCCAATCGCAAGTTAAATCTACTGTGAGAATGCTCAAATGCTCAAATGATTCTACCATATATCCTTTCATTGAACAAATTTACTCCCTCTTCAACATGACTGGTCTTCACATATTTCGTCTCAATGGCAAATCTTCTATTTTCCCCAaggaaaaaagtttaaaatgtttCAACTAGATCTTTAAACTATGCTTTACATACTTGACTATCTCTTGAGGTTTTGATGTAAATATTAAATGATCATctttaaagaaattgaagatgagCTTCTGTACCACTAAGCAAACTCAGTTTTCTGCATATATCCTAGTAAACGTTTCACATACACAAGGACATATGCCTAATGACAGACAGTGAGAACAACCTAAGGGTCTGCAGATTGGGGAATGGAAAAGTAACTTGCAATATTTTAATGCAATGGCATACTATTCAATAATTAAATTAATCATTTGTACTTTATGTGGGGACATTCAGAAATTTCAAAAGCACACTGAAGAAAACAATAAATtgaagattattattattatgatcaCATTTGCATAGACTGAAAAAAGTATAAACACACACTTAtaaaacaaaagttttaaaacatCTGGGAAAGGAACACACACAAAATTCTAGAGTCTTGGAAGAGAATTTAAGGAAAGAGGTCAAGAAGTATATGAAGGgtaatattacatatattttaaagttttccAGCAGCTATAGTAAAATATCATTATTTGCTATACATAAGGGTAAATGCAGGATGGCATTTAAATTtttgctatgctttttttttctcgAACATTTTGCATTAAAAGAGATTCTCATATTCTTGAGTGCAGTACAGGACTGGTAAATATGTGATAATGaatttgtcaaaatccatagaAGTGTTCATTAAGAGGATTAAGATTTAGATTTAATGTTCGCAAACATAATCAAACacacaaataagcaaaaaagcaGAACATCAACTAGAGTGTTGGGCATCCTGGATGCAATGTAGAATCTAACAACCAAACCTGACTGTATTTCAAATGCATGACATAGCTGCACAGAAAGAGACGCAACTTTGGAACATCTCAGTTTTTATTGGACACTTTAAGGCTAAAGATAAATACAAGTGTACATTACacacaaagaaacaatctttgatggataCAAGGAGGGGAGGCATGGGgacggaaaaacactaaataggcaatagataagttgcaactttggtgaagggtaagatagcacacaatactggggaaaccaacacagcttgtccaaggcaaggtcatggaagctccatatacacatccaaactccctaagggactgaatcactgggctgaggggctgcagggaccatggtcttgggtaacatctagctcaactggcataatatagtttataaagaaaatgttcttcattctactttggcgagtagaaTCTGTGGTCTTaacagcttgtgagcagccatgaaagatactccactggtctcattccatctggagcaagggagaatgaagaataccaaagacacaagggaaagattagtccaaaggactaatgggccacaactaccatagtCTCCACCctactgagtccagcacaactagatggggccccactatcaccactgactgctcagacagggatcacaatagagtgtccaggacagagtgagagaaaattgtagaataaaattctaactcaaaaaaaaaaaaaaaagactggacttactcatctgacagagactgtagaaaccccaagagtatggcccccagacacccctttagctcagtaatgaagtcacacctgaggttcatccttcagccaaagattatccaggcccataaaacaaaatgagactaaatggccacACCAACACAGAGGCAAGGACGAGacggcagaaggggacaggaaagctggtatcaGGGAAcgcaaggtcgagaaggggagagtattgacatgccgtggggttggcaaccaacgtcgcaaaacaatatgtgttcgaattgtttaatgagaagctagtttgttctgtaaaccttcatctaaagtacaataaaaaagtaatTGTACATTAACATTGTACTATGGTTAATAAGACGACAAGTAGgtttaaatatggatctcttccagtcagttggccagaaagctgtcttccatatttcttggcatagatgagtgagcacctccagcaccacatctgtttgttgaaacaactcaattgatattccatcaattcctggagccttgtttttcaccaatgtcttcagagcaccttggacttcttccttcagtaccattggttcctgatcatataccacctcttgaaatggttgaatatcaactaattctttttggtataatgactccgtgtattctttccatcttcttttgatgtttcctgcatcatttaatattttccccatggaatccttcactattgcaactcaaggcttggatttttccttcagttctttcagcttgagaaatgctgaatgtgttcttcccttttggttttccatctccagctctttgcacatgtcattataatactttattttgtcttctcaagaggccctttgaaatcttctgttcagttctttttcttcatcaatccttccttttgctttagctgctcgatgctcaagagcaagtttcagaatctcctctgacatccaccttggtcttttctttctttcctgtcttttcagtgacctctagctttcttcatgtatgatgtccttgatgtcattccacaactcttccagttttcggtcactagtgttcaatgcgtcaaatctattcttgagatggtttttaaattcaggtgggatatactcaaggtcattttttggctcttgtggaattgctctgattttcttcagtttcaggttgaacttgcatatgagcaattgatggtctgttccacagtcggcccctggccttgttctgactgatgatattgagcttttccatcatctctttccacaaatgtagtcaatttgatttctgtgtgttccatctggtgaggtccatgtttaCAGTagccatttatgctggtgaaagaaatatggaggacagcttcctggccaactgactggaagagatctctaTTTATCCTAtacccgagaaaggtgatccaactgaatgtggaaattatagaacaatatcattaatatcatattcaagcaaaattatgctgaagatcattcaaaaatggctgcaacagtatatcaagagggaactgccagaaattcaggccagtttcagaagaggatgtggaaaaagggatatcattgctgatgtcaggtggatcctggctgaaagtagagaatacctgaaggatgtttgcctgtgttttattgactatgcaaaggcatttgactgtgtagatcataataaactatggataacattgggaagaatgggaattccagaacacttaattgtgctcatgaggaacctttacagagatcaagaggcagttgttcggatagaacaaggggatactgattggtttaaagtcaagaaaggtgcacgtcagggttgtattctttcaccatacctattcaatctgtatgttgagcaaataatctgagaagctggactatatgaagaagaatggggcatcaggattggaggaagactcattaacaacctgcattatgcagatgacacaaccttgcttgctgaaagtgaagaggacttgaagcacttactaatgaagagcaaagaccacagctttcagtatggactgcacctcaacataaagaaaacagaaatcctcacaactggaccaatgaacaacattatgataaatggagaaaagattcaagttaaggatttcatcttacttggatccataatcaacagccatgaaagcagcagtcaaatcaagaattgtattgcattgggtaaatctgccgcaaaggacctcttcaaagtattgaaaagcaaagatgttaccctgaagactaaggtgcacctgaccagagccatggtattttcaattgcatcatatgcacgtgaaagctgaacaatgaaaaaggaggaccgaagaactgatgcctttgaattgtggtgttggcaaagaatattgaatataccatggactgccaaaagaacgaacaaatatctcttggaagaagtgcagccagaatgctctttagaagcaagaatggcgagaatgtgtcttacatagtttggacatgttttcaggagggatcagtccctggagaaggacatcatgcttggcagagtacagggtcagtggaaaagaggaagactctcaacgaggtggattgacacagtggctgcaacaaggagctcaagcataacaacgattgtaaggatggcccaggaccaggcagtgtttcgttctgttgtgcatagggtcgctatgagttggaaccgactcgatggcacctaacaacaacaacagcaacaacatggttAATAAATTTGTTACACTTgatggtatgttgttgttgctgtgtgctgtcagtTCCGACTAATAGCGTATAGGTTaacaattccaaaactgctttgCATGTATTCTAGAGTTGAGCAAATAAGTAAATGGATGCATGATGGTTAAGTCAGGTTTTTCACTGTCAGTGAGGTAAGTTATAAATAAACTAGAAATGAAGGCTAGAATAAACCCTGTGGTATTGGATTAGAGTCAGAGACATCAATATGAACTGatgtttagcttaatatagaTGCAGATGgatacatacagaaagaaaaatagatatgtatgtatacatgggtTACTATACATAGATATATTTCCTTGCTTTGTATGCTGAGAGGGCGTAGAAACAATGACACTACAATAGCAAAGAACGTTCGTAGTACCCAAATCTTGGTTTTTAAATACCATTCTCCAGGATCATTTTCTAAGGTTGTTTCTCTACGGCCTGTAATAAACTGCCAAGCCATTTTTCACTGCCCAAAATTAATGCTTATTTTTACCTAAAGCCTATTCTCCATCCAAAgctgatattgttgttgttgttaggtgccgttgagttggttctgactcatagcgaccccatgcacaacagaacaaaacactgcctggtcctgtgccatccttataatcgttgttatgcttgagctacttgttgcagccactgtatcaatccacctcgttgagggtcttcctcttttctactgaccctgtactttgccaagcacgatgcctttctccagagactgatccctcctgacagtatgtccaaaatatgtaagacacagtcttgccatccttgcttctaaggagcattctggttgtacttcctccaagacagatttatttgctcttctggcagtccatggtatattcaatattctttgccaacaccacaattcaaaggcgtcatctcttctttggtcttccttattcattgtccagctttcacatgcatatgacacgattgaaaataccatggcttgggttaggtgcaccttagtcttcaacatgacatctttgctcttcaacagtttgaagaggtcctttgcagcaggtctacccaatgcaatgtgtcttttgatttcttgactgctgcttccatggctgttgattgtggatccaagtaagatgaaatccttaacttcaatcttttctccatttatcatgatgttgttcattggtccagttgtgaggatttttgttttctttatgttgaggtgcaatccatactgaaggctgtggtctttgctcttcattagtaagtgcttcaagttctcttcactttcaacaagcaaggttgagtcatctacataatgcaggttgttaatgagacttcctccaatcctgatgccccgttcttcttcatatagtccagcttctcagattatttgctcagcatacagattgaccaAAGTTGATAACCAAGTAAAATATTCAAGGCTGTTCCCACTAAGATTCTTTCCCTGATCCTAGATATACTACTTGCAAAATAAGATGTCTTTGTATTTTGATTTCTAGAAGTTGTGACTTGCTAAATGATAGGCAGTCCTGTTCATGTAGTCACTTGGCAGCCCATGATCAGGAACTCTGTTATACTCAAGCCCAGTAGCATGCTACGAGTTGGTTTTCAAACAGCAAATACTTCACTTCTTCAAAATATAGTCCTTTCGTCCAAAATCCTAAGAGTTAGCATTGTCATTCACATGTTTGACCTTGATATGGAATAcacacaaggaccttcttccattTAATTGGATTTCATTGTTCATATAACCTGAGTACCACTGTTCATATAATCTCACTTTGCATTGAAGACTGGGCTTGGCACAGGGCCCCCCTGAAAACTGGTGGCGATCCTCTTAATCACGCAATAACTGAGTCAGAGTAGTATTCACGAGTTGCTATTTGTTAGCAGGAGAGTTAACACAGATCTAGGCAAAATAATAAGGTGGCATCATCATTCTTCCCACTGAAACAAATTGTTGAAAAACGTATTCCCTTATTTACATATAGTAAAAATCATATTGGTTGGGGTCCAAACATACAGTTTTCCCCATATAGAGTCCAATGGGTTTATACTTTATGAGTAAATGCCATTTTCTTGTTGATTCAGAGTCAataacaatttattttaaaactactttgaattaaaaaaaaatctggaagataaataaaataaatagaagaaaaataagattaaaagtGCTAAAATTTATTATGCTTTTTATTATCACCATTATCCCTTAATTCACATTAACCCACTCTTTCCACTGGTTAAAGTGATTTGCTTTAACATCacaatgattccatttataacagTCCAGAGACAAGACTAAAGTGGTAATAGTCCTGTAGCTTTACTTGGTTCCCAGGAAAAGAACGTTTATTACGACCGCAGAAACCTGGCCAGGCTTCAGATACGGGCTCTTCAGTTTTGACATAGCTGCCTTCACCTCTTTGTTCCTTAGAGTGTAGATAACTGGGTTTAAGATGGGAGTAAAGATAGTATAGAACACAGCAAGAACTTTATCCACTGAATAACTGCTGAAGGGCCACACATAGATGAAAATGCATGGTCCAAAGAACAACGTGACCACAGTGATGTGGGCAGTCAGCGTGGAGCGGGCCTTTGCCATGCTAGCAGAGGAGCGGTTTCTCACTGTGATCAGTATCACCGTGTAGGAGACCACCAAGAGGAGGAAGGAACTCATAGAAAGAAAGCCACTGTCTGCTACTATCAGTAGGCTTACAACATAAGTGTCAATGCAGGCTAGCTTGGTCACTAAAGGGAGGTCACAGAAGAAACTATCTACCTCATTAGGACCACAAAAAGGTAAGTTAACAGTAAAAGCCAGCTGACTAGTAGTATGGATGAAGCCAACACACCAGGAGATGAGAACCAGAACAATACACGTACAGCGGCTCATGATTGTCATATAGTGGAGAGGCTTACATATAGCAACataacggtcataggccatggatACAAGGAGCACCATCTCACTGCCCGTGAAGAGATGAACAAAGAAAATCTGGGCCaggcaagcatcaaaagaaatagTCTTTCGCCCTACCAGTAAGTCTGCAATCATTTTTGGTGTAGCAAAAGAGGCCACACATATATCTACAAAAGACAGGTTTGCAAGGAGAAAGTACATGGGGGTATGAAGGTGAGCATCTGAGGTCactgtgaggatgatgagaaAGTTGCCTAGCAAGACAGCTATGTAGAGTAGAGAAAATATGACAAACAAAAAAGGTTGGAGCTCCTGAGAACTAGAGAGTCCCAGTAACACAAATTCGGTCACCTGAGAATAATTAGTCTCATTCATTGGCTTTGGAAGGGCCTTTATCTTCAGTTACCTgaataggaaagaaagagaggtCAATCAAACAACTGTAGGGGCTCGATTTCTCAATTTCACCTAGTTTTTAGGGATTCTAACTCTTACTAGCATTCATGTGTCCGGGTTTTCATGCATTACTAAGATAAAAATTCTACTCAAAAAGGAAAGTTGGTATGAGTGGATGGAGGATTGTCATGGAGATGTTCAACTCGTTGCTTCATCCAATTACATGAATTTAAGAAGTTAAATCAACTAATTTACAAGTGAAATCGAATATATGAAAAGTTATTTTGAAATCACAGAAATCCAGTCTAAGAATCTACAGACACAATCtgaatctttttttccccctaaatcacaggtaagaaagaaagagagggagagagaaaggaaggaaggaaggaaggaaggaaggaaggaaggaaggaaggaaggaaggaaggaaggaaggaaggaaggaaggaagggaagagagagagagagagaaagaaaaagaaagaaaggaaggaaggaaggaaggaaggaaggaaggaaggaaggaaggaaggaaggaagaaaggaagaaaggaagaaaggaagaaaggaagaaaggaagaaagaagaaagaaagaaagaaagaaagaaagaaagaaagaaagaaagaaagaaagaaagaaagaaagaaagaaagaaagaaagaaagaaagaaagaaagaaagaaagaaagaaagaaagaaagaaagaaagaaagaaagaaagaaagaaagaaagaaagaaagaaagaaagaaagaaagaaagaaagaaagaaagaaagaaagagaaaaaggaagaaagagaaaaagaaagaaaagtgaacTGCTACCACAGAGGAATGGAATTTCCCAAACTTAACATTGAGCAAAAATATCAAATATGAAAGAGTATATACTGTATGCACCTACTTAAATAatgttcaaaaataaaattaattgatGATGTTAGAAGCCAAGGTAGTAATTATCCTTGAAGGGGGaataggaaaaggaaggaagcatGGTGGGGCAGAGGCTCTGGAAGTGCTAGAAATGTTCTGTTCCTTGATGCAGATGAGAGTTACACGGGTCAGTTCACTTGAG
The window above is part of the Loxodonta africana isolate mLoxAfr1 chromosome 10, mLoxAfr1.hap2, whole genome shotgun sequence genome. Proteins encoded here:
- the LOC100654767 gene encoding olfactory receptor 4K15; translated protein: MNETNYSQVTEFVLLGLSSSQELQPFLFVIFSLLYIAVLLGNFLIILTVTSDAHLHTPMYFLLANLSFVDICVASFATPKMIADLLVGRKTISFDACLAQIFFVHLFTGSEMVLLVSMAYDRYVAICKPLHYMTIMSRCTCIVLVLISWCVGFIHTTSQLAFTVNLPFCGPNEVDSFFCDLPLVTKLACIDTYVVSLLIVADSGFLSMSSFLLLVVSYTVILITVRNRSSASMAKARSTLTAHITVVTLFFGPCIFIYVWPFSSYSVDKVLAVFYTIFTPILNPVIYTLRNKEVKAAMSKLKSPYLKPGQVSAVVINVLFLGTK